The proteins below are encoded in one region of Chelmon rostratus isolate fCheRos1 chromosome 21, fCheRos1.pri, whole genome shotgun sequence:
- the chadlb gene encoding chondroadherin-like b, with protein sequence MYSQLRPDSLWVLLLLCIPAARTAKCPQQCICDQIQLTVTCVNKNLTQVPPTVDEITVKLDLRGNDIQELPTGAFKHTPYLTHLSLQRCNIRRVKEGAFRGLGRLVFLNLANNNIDILYQESFDGLSSLKQLMIDRNRVEEIQPGAFSQLGFLNLLSLTHNQLVYIPNMAFQGLQNIKWLRLSHNSLNYLDTEAFAGLFTLTRLSLDHNELQFFPTETMTRLPEVTRLDLSYNPMTYLGEEVVSMAKLTHLFLDHMSLQDLASTAVSKSPSLIHLDISFNQLRVIQPFPEGSPKLARLNLAGNPIHCNCYLRPLREWAIRSKVKLMGTCGGPAHMSGENLEAVYPSELRCQSQEAMLKAEFEEATRITPPPTEEPENKVKCPANCVCEAATHHSSCENRGHTKVPRGFSPSTRLLDLRGNHFHYVPSNSFPGVAQVVSLHLQRCKIVEVEDGAFSGMKGLIYLYLSENDLTSLSPDAFKGLPQLTYLHLEKNRFTDFPKGAFKLVPSLLALHLENNGITKLEPDTLNGAEGLRALYLTGNAIDRVSPKALDQASDLDTLHLGGNKLKEVPTEALSRAGNLRDLRLSGNSIRWVGPNAFRPLERSLKELYLDNMGLEKMSQNSLAGLGPVLRSLFLEGNQLEEVPSLYPLTSLEVINLADNPLMCDCPLLPLRLWIEKVNLKVRATCANPPELRGRKVKDVHVFKACPGGESLPSTPDVTPKPAKAPKATKPKPMHLNGLRQVKMLKAKSKPRKSPNTKLAAAKKTTMRRTSA encoded by the exons ATGTACTCCCAGCTTCGTCCCGACAGCCTCTgggtcctgctgctgctctgcatccCTGCTGCACGCACAGCAAAATGTCCACAGCAGTGCATCTGCGACCAGATCCAGCTCACCGTGACCTGCGTCAACAAGAACCTGACCCAAGTTCCTCCCACAGTCGACGAg ATCACGGTGAAATTAGACCTCCGAGGCAACGACATCCAGGAACTTCCCACCGGGGCTTTCAAACACACTCCCTACCTGACTCACCTGTCGCTGCAGCGCTGCAACATCCGCAGGGTGAAGGAGGGGGCTTTCCGTGGCCTCGGTCGCCTGGTCTTCCTCAACCTGGCCAACAATAACATTGACATCCTCTACCAG GAGTCATTCGACGGCCTGTCCTCGCTGAAGCAGCTTATGATTGACCGCAACCGCGTGGAAGAGATCCAGCCCGGAGCTTTCTCTCAGCTCGGCTTCCTCAACCTGCTGTCCCTCACACACAACCAGCTGGTCTACATCCCCAACATGGCCttccag GGCTTGCAGAACATCAAATGGCTTCGCCTTAGTCACAACTCTCTGAACTACCTGGACACCGAGGCCTTCGCTGGTCTCTTCACGCTCACCCGTCTCAGCCTGGACCACAATGAGCTGCAGTTCTTCCCCACTGAGACCATGACCAG ACTGCCAGAGGTGACCCGTCTTGATCTGAGCTACAACCCAATGACTTACCTCGGGGAAGAGGTGGTGTCCATGGCCAAACTGACCCACCTCTTCCTGGACCACATGTCCCTGCAGGACCTGGCCAGCACAGCCGTGTCGAAATCCCCCAGCCTCATCCACCTGGACATCAGCTTCAACCAGCTGCGTGTCATCCAGCCCTTCCCTGAAGGTTCACCCAAGCTGGCACGCCTCAACCTGGCCGGAAACCCCATCCACTGCAACTGCTACCTGCGTCCACTCAG GGAGTGGGCGATTCGTAGCAAAGTGAAGCTGATGGGGACATGTGGAGGACCCGCCCACATGTCAGGAGAGAACCTGGAGGCCGTTTACCCCTCTGAGCTGCGCTGTCAGAGCCAGGAGGCCATGCTGAAGGCAGAGTTTGAGGAGGCAACCAGGATCACACCACCACCCACCGAAGAGCCAGAGAACAAGGTCAAGTGTCCTGCCAACTGTGTCTGTGAG GCTGCGACACATCACTCCTCATGTGAGAACCGCGGTCACACCAAAGTTCCTCGGGGGTTCTCCCCCAGCACACGTCTCCTTGACCTGCGTGGCAACCACTTCCACTACGTCCCTAGCAACAGCTTCCCCGGTGTTGCCCAGGTGGTGTCCCTACATCTGCAGCGCTGCAAGATTGTAGAGGTGGAGGACGGGGCCTTCAGTGGAATGAAGGGACTGATCTACCTGTACCTGTCAGAGAACGATCTCACTTCCCTCAGCCCTGACGCCTTTAAAG GCCTTCCTCAGCTGACGTACCTCCACCTGGAGAAGAACCGCTTCACTGATTTCCCCAAAGGAGCCTTCAAACTGGTGCCCAGCCTGCTGGCGCTTCACTTGGAGAACAATGGCATCACCAAGCTGGAGCCGGACACCTTGAATGGAGCTGAGGGCCTTAGAGCCCTCTACCTCACTGGGAACGCCATCGATCGCGTTTCACCCAAGGCTCTGGACCAGGCCAGTGACCTCGATACGCTCCACCTGGGAGGAAACAAGCTGAAGGAGGTGCCCACTGAAGCACTGAGCAGGGCAGGGAACCTCAGAGACCTGAGGCTGTCTGGGAATTCAATTCGCTGGGTGGGCCCAAATGCTTTTCGACCACTGGAGAGGTCGCTGAAGGAGCTGTACCTGGACAACATGGGATTGGAAAAG ATGTCACAGAACTCCCTGGCAGGTCTGGGTCCAGTGCTGAGGAGTCTCTTTCTGGAGGGCaaccagctggaggaggtgcCCAGCCTCTACCCCCTCACTTCTTTGGAGGTCATCAACCTGGCCGACAACCCTCTGATGTGTGactgccctctgctgccacTACGCTT GTGGATTGAGAAGGTCAACCTGAAGGTACGAGCCACCTGTGCCAATCCCCCTGAGCTGAGGGGTCGCAAAGTCAAGGACGTCCACGTCTTCAAAGCCTGTCCCGGGGGCGAGAGTCTCCCCTCCACCCCTGACGTCACCCCAAAGCCCGCCAAGGCGCCAAAGGCAACCAAACCCAAGCCTATGCATCTCAATGGCCTTCGTCAAGTCAAAATGCTTAAAGCCAAATCCAAACCTCGCAAAAGTCCCAATACAAAACTGGCAGCAGCCAAGAAAACCACCATGAGACGCACATCGGCCTGA